A genomic region of Gemmata massiliana contains the following coding sequences:
- a CDS encoding SMI1/KNR4 family protein: MTESKSEQPWDAVFSRVRVVHNVEYKFEREPAPTTSELDAVETALGFLLPLSYRAFAERFGLGGTIALHGETELFQLFARSENEELPYRRHSVVGTTLKSRDYFADLIHGSAGLRGEFPELCPERLVQFAGGDEYQFMFSPTEVTVARPRECRIYWSSAGSGFDTFVNSFPEWVERVHERWAFGEEEPVAKYPYVFKPYPVGPDAISYWANRETRRGNDLSGAEVAHWLAFNSNAARDLALSIRDHSRTDAFPILADALQDAGCTNADLLDSCRTGDPDIDGSWVLRVLGIVADLV; encoded by the coding sequence GTGACGGAGTCAAAGAGCGAGCAGCCCTGGGACGCAGTGTTTAGTCGCGTGCGGGTGGTTCACAACGTTGAATACAAATTCGAGCGCGAACCCGCACCGACAACATCAGAACTGGACGCCGTTGAAACCGCGCTCGGGTTCTTGCTCCCGCTCAGCTATCGGGCGTTCGCCGAGCGCTTCGGGCTCGGCGGAACGATAGCGTTGCATGGTGAAACCGAGCTCTTTCAACTATTCGCGCGTTCGGAGAACGAAGAACTACCGTATCGACGGCATTCGGTAGTCGGGACTACGCTTAAATCTCGGGACTATTTCGCTGACTTGATTCATGGTTCTGCGGGTCTACGGGGTGAATTTCCTGAACTATGCCCTGAGCGATTGGTTCAATTCGCAGGTGGCGATGAATACCAATTCATGTTCTCGCCGACCGAGGTGACGGTCGCGCGACCGCGCGAGTGCCGCATCTACTGGTCTAGTGCGGGCAGCGGTTTTGACACCTTCGTCAACTCATTTCCGGAATGGGTCGAACGGGTTCACGAACGGTGGGCCTTCGGCGAAGAGGAACCGGTTGCAAAATACCCTTACGTATTCAAACCTTACCCTGTAGGACCGGACGCCATCTCATATTGGGCCAATCGCGAGACGCGGCGCGGGAACGACTTGAGCGGGGCCGAGGTTGCCCACTGGCTCGCGTTCAACAGCAACGCGGCGCGCGACCTGGCACTTTCGATCCGCGACCACAGCCGTACAGACGCTTTCCCGATTCTGGCTGACGCACTTCAAGATGCGGGCTGCACGAACGCGGACCTGCTCGACTCGTGCCGCACCGGTGATCCGGATATTGACGGATCGTGGGTACTTCGGGTGCTCGGCATCGTCGCCGATCTCGTATGA
- a CDS encoding neutral/alkaline non-lysosomal ceramidase N-terminal domain-containing protein has translation MKTRVHTPQARCRAGFARADITPPVGIYHRMWGAALHDRATGVHKPLTATALYLEALDGAGRLLVIGMDHCILDGAEIANIRTRVGEVAPDDVMVALSHTHGSGWMSRSRANLPGGDLIGPYLDQLADTCVALARRAIDSARDATILYGSARCALAAHRDTWDERAKQFVCGFNTEGQADDTVLVAKVLADGTRGTLGTVVNYACHPTTLAWANTLISPDYVGAMREVIETSTGGPCLFIQGASGDLGPREGYVGDAAVADRNGRQLGFAALSALEALPAPDTYFEYTGPVVSGAILGTWAHRPVPAEEQAAFAAWCTRRFVVPLPYRLSLPTVEETRAELAKWEREESSARAANDETRVSECRARAEQMTRQLTRLAAMPPGKSYPYQITVSRVGGSVWVFCPGELYQVFQTTLRARFPDLALVISTVTNDWQPGYLPTASSYDYGIYQEIIAAVAPGSLETVIEVVSREIKAVAG, from the coding sequence ATGAAGACGCGGGTACACACCCCTCAAGCGCGGTGCCGGGCCGGGTTCGCGCGGGCCGACATCACGCCCCCCGTGGGCATCTACCACCGCATGTGGGGCGCAGCGCTCCACGACCGCGCTACGGGCGTCCACAAGCCGCTCACGGCCACCGCGCTGTACCTCGAAGCGCTCGACGGCGCCGGTCGGCTACTCGTGATCGGGATGGATCACTGCATCCTCGACGGCGCGGAAATCGCAAACATCAGAACCCGCGTTGGCGAAGTGGCGCCCGATGATGTAATGGTAGCGCTGTCGCACACGCACGGGTCGGGGTGGATGTCGCGTTCGCGGGCGAACCTCCCGGGCGGCGACCTCATCGGGCCGTACCTCGACCAGCTTGCGGACACCTGCGTCGCGCTCGCGCGGCGGGCCATTGATTCGGCACGCGACGCAACGATCCTGTACGGCTCCGCGCGGTGCGCACTCGCGGCCCATCGCGACACGTGGGACGAGCGCGCGAAGCAGTTCGTCTGCGGCTTCAACACCGAGGGGCAGGCCGACGACACCGTGCTCGTGGCAAAAGTGCTCGCCGACGGCACACGCGGCACGCTCGGCACCGTGGTGAACTATGCCTGCCACCCGACGACGCTCGCGTGGGCGAACACTCTCATCAGCCCGGACTATGTCGGCGCGATGCGCGAGGTGATCGAAACGAGTACGGGCGGTCCGTGCTTGTTCATCCAGGGCGCGTCCGGCGACCTCGGCCCGCGCGAGGGTTATGTCGGGGACGCGGCCGTCGCCGACCGCAATGGTCGGCAGCTCGGGTTCGCCGCGCTCTCCGCACTGGAAGCGCTCCCGGCGCCGGACACCTACTTCGAGTACACGGGGCCGGTCGTGTCCGGCGCGATCCTGGGCACCTGGGCGCACCGCCCCGTTCCCGCCGAAGAACAGGCGGCGTTCGCCGCGTGGTGTACGCGCCGGTTCGTCGTCCCGCTCCCGTACCGGCTCTCGCTGCCCACGGTGGAAGAGACACGGGCCGAGCTAGCGAAGTGGGAGCGCGAAGAATCTTCGGCCCGCGCCGCGAATGACGAAACTCGCGTGTCCGAGTGCCGCGCCCGCGCCGAGCAGATGACGCGCCAGCTCACGCGCCTCGCGGCGATGCCGCCCGGGAAGTCGTACCCGTACCAGATCACCGTGTCGCGCGTCGGCGGCTCGGTGTGGGTGTTCTGCCCCGGTGAACTGTACCAGGTCTTCCAGACGACGCTCCGCGCGCGATTCCCGGACCTCGCGCTCGTCATCAGCACGGTAACGAACGACTGGCAGCCGGGCTATTTGCCGACCGCGTCGAGCTACGACTACGGCATTTATCAGGAGATCATCGCGGCCGTCGCCCCCGGCTCGCTCGAAACGGTGATCGAGGTCGTGAGCCGCGAAATCAAGGCGGTCGCGGGGTGA
- a CDS encoding MFS transporter, with product MKTQLLGFLCAATVVAYLQRSALSVPSKAIEGELGLTAQDMGLVWLAWYAGYAAFQLPAGIVTDRLGSKSALILFAVLWSTLTAIVGAATGFIELCVLWGAMGVAQAGIFVCATKAIGATFPRTEQAFASGALACCMAGGAALSQFVTGRLFGPLSWQGILVVYAVPGLVWASAFAYFVPSPEPRHRPEPEPDAAPSPALTPAPVPWSRLLTDRNMVLLCAQQFQRAGAVALFFTWFPRYLQETKGVSVASSGGLAAWPLLAGMLGGVLGGTISDWLLVRTNNARLSRQGLAASATAVCALVSLAAFYAETAGAAVALISVAAFCGYASGVSAYATALSMGGKRVAPVFATMNMAGNIGAGMFPFAVGHLVGGTGNWNLTLLLFGGMFAGSAVCWSLLNPKGTLFEEPE from the coding sequence ATGAAAACTCAGCTCCTCGGCTTCTTGTGCGCCGCGACGGTTGTCGCGTACCTCCAGCGGTCCGCGCTCAGCGTGCCCTCGAAGGCCATCGAGGGCGAACTCGGGCTGACCGCGCAAGACATGGGGCTGGTGTGGCTCGCGTGGTACGCCGGGTACGCGGCGTTCCAACTGCCCGCGGGGATCGTTACCGACCGGCTCGGTAGCAAGTCCGCGCTGATCCTGTTCGCGGTACTGTGGTCCACACTCACCGCGATCGTGGGGGCGGCAACCGGGTTCATCGAACTGTGCGTGCTGTGGGGCGCGATGGGCGTCGCGCAGGCGGGGATCTTCGTGTGCGCGACGAAGGCCATTGGCGCCACGTTCCCGCGAACCGAACAGGCGTTCGCGTCCGGGGCGCTGGCGTGCTGTATGGCCGGCGGCGCGGCGCTATCGCAGTTCGTCACGGGCCGGTTGTTCGGCCCGCTTTCCTGGCAGGGAATTCTTGTCGTGTACGCGGTCCCCGGATTGGTCTGGGCGTCCGCGTTCGCGTACTTCGTACCCAGCCCGGAACCACGACACCGACCCGAACCGGAGCCGGACGCCGCCCCGTCTCCGGCACTCACACCGGCCCCCGTGCCGTGGTCCCGGCTGCTCACCGACCGAAACATGGTGCTGCTCTGTGCGCAGCAGTTCCAGCGCGCGGGGGCGGTCGCGCTGTTCTTCACGTGGTTCCCGCGGTACCTGCAAGAAACGAAGGGCGTCAGCGTCGCGAGTTCCGGCGGGCTGGCCGCGTGGCCGCTCCTCGCGGGGATGCTCGGCGGGGTACTGGGCGGAACGATTTCCGACTGGCTCCTGGTCCGCACTAATAACGCGCGCCTCAGCCGGCAGGGGCTGGCCGCGTCCGCGACCGCGGTGTGCGCACTCGTTTCGCTCGCGGCGTTCTACGCGGAAACGGCCGGCGCCGCGGTCGCGCTCATCAGCGTTGCGGCGTTCTGCGGGTACGCGAGCGGCGTGAGCGCCTACGCCACCGCGCTCTCGATGGGCGGCAAGCGCGTGGCGCCGGTCTTCGCCACGATGAACATGGCCGGGAACATCGGCGCCGGGATGTTCCCGTTCGCGGTCGGGCACCTTGTAGGCGGAACGGGGAACTGGAACCTCACGCTGCTCCTGTTCGGCGGGATGTTCGCCGGGTCCGCGGTCTGCTGGTCGCTGCTGAATCCGAAGGGCACGCTGTTCGAGGAACCGGAATGA
- a CDS encoding dihydrodipicolinate synthase family protein, whose product MPKKLHGVLAIAHTPFNDKDEIDDLVFKREVEWAFGVGATGIGTGMVSETMRLTDHERMYLTNMLVGFAESRGPVFVAVGAESTKQSLAHAKIAEREGCDAVMAVPPLTSKLSGLQLLDHFRALADGVGIPVIVQDASGYVGQSIPISMCVKLLEQYGPEKILFKPEAAPNGPTLSALRDATSGKATIFEGSGGIFLVDSYRRGIAGTMPGMDLLDGIVALWKALQRGDDATAYRVSFPLGAIVALQLQAGLDGFLAIEKYLMHKRGLFPSARRRGPYAWELDAETAAEVDRLFAHLQDALGPIA is encoded by the coding sequence ATGCCCAAGAAACTTCACGGCGTGCTGGCGATCGCGCACACGCCGTTCAATGACAAAGACGAGATCGACGACCTCGTGTTCAAGCGCGAGGTCGAGTGGGCGTTCGGGGTCGGCGCGACCGGCATCGGCACCGGGATGGTGTCCGAGACGATGCGCCTCACCGACCACGAGCGCATGTACCTTACTAACATGCTGGTCGGGTTCGCCGAGAGCCGCGGCCCCGTGTTCGTCGCGGTGGGCGCGGAGAGCACGAAGCAGTCGCTCGCGCACGCCAAAATCGCCGAGCGCGAGGGCTGCGACGCGGTCATGGCCGTTCCGCCGCTCACCTCGAAGCTCAGCGGGCTGCAACTGCTCGACCACTTCCGCGCGCTGGCTGACGGGGTCGGCATCCCGGTCATCGTGCAGGACGCATCGGGCTACGTGGGGCAGTCGATCCCGATCTCGATGTGCGTGAAGCTCCTCGAACAGTACGGCCCGGAGAAGATCCTCTTCAAACCGGAAGCCGCGCCGAACGGCCCCACGCTGTCCGCGCTGCGCGACGCCACCAGCGGGAAAGCGACCATATTTGAGGGCTCGGGCGGGATCTTCCTCGTCGACAGTTACCGGCGCGGGATCGCGGGCACGATGCCCGGAATGGACCTGCTCGACGGCATCGTCGCCCTCTGGAAGGCGCTCCAGCGCGGCGACGACGCCACCGCGTACCGCGTGTCGTTCCCGCTCGGCGCGATCGTGGCGCTGCAACTACAAGCCGGGCTGGACGGGTTCCTGGCGATCGAAAAGTACCTGATGCACAAGCGCGGTCTGTTCCCCAGTGCGCGCCGGCGCGGGCCTTACGCCTGGGAACTCGACGCTGAGACCGCGGCCGAAGTGGACCGCCTGTTCGCGCACCTCCAAGACGCACTCGGCCCGATCGCATGA
- a CDS encoding enolase C-terminal domain-like protein — MKITRVETHVCHARMRNWVFVKVVTDQDGLFGWGEATLEWHTRAVVGAVQDCAELIVGEDPTRIEHLWQMMYRQHFWHGHGIIRATAIAGIDLALWDILGKVCGVPCSKLWGGPVRDHVRTYCHLGGGKMEDFYETATDDAKRFADLARKAVADGFTAFKSMAVPPTLPLEGLKPIRTAEKCVAAMREAVGESIDIMVDCHARPSPAMGLQFAKALEPYGLYFLEEPCWPESVDGLAAINAAVSTPIATGERVTNLAAFKDLFGARACEVCQVDITHCGGLSEARRIAALAEAHRVALAPHNPQGPVSTAASLEFGFSQPSYIICETVHADVPWRADVVQEGFTVEPKGRIVYPNARPGLGIVINESEVKKHPFEQELPQRVFYPDGSVGDW; from the coding sequence ATGAAGATTACCCGAGTCGAAACGCACGTGTGCCACGCCCGAATGCGGAACTGGGTGTTCGTGAAGGTCGTTACCGATCAGGACGGGCTGTTCGGGTGGGGCGAGGCCACGCTCGAGTGGCACACGCGGGCCGTCGTCGGGGCCGTGCAGGACTGCGCCGAGCTGATCGTGGGCGAAGACCCCACGCGCATCGAGCACCTCTGGCAGATGATGTACCGCCAGCACTTCTGGCACGGGCACGGGATCATTCGAGCCACCGCCATCGCGGGCATCGACCTCGCGCTGTGGGACATTTTGGGCAAAGTGTGCGGCGTGCCGTGCTCGAAGCTCTGGGGTGGGCCGGTGCGGGACCACGTCCGCACGTACTGCCACCTCGGGGGCGGCAAGATGGAAGATTTCTACGAAACCGCCACCGACGACGCGAAGCGCTTCGCGGACCTCGCGCGAAAAGCGGTCGCGGACGGATTCACCGCGTTCAAGAGCATGGCCGTACCGCCGACACTCCCGCTGGAGGGCCTCAAGCCGATTCGCACCGCCGAGAAGTGCGTCGCCGCGATGCGCGAGGCCGTCGGCGAGAGCATCGACATCATGGTGGATTGCCACGCCCGCCCCTCCCCCGCGATGGGGCTCCAGTTCGCGAAGGCGCTCGAACCCTACGGGCTGTACTTCCTCGAAGAACCGTGCTGGCCCGAGAGCGTGGACGGCCTCGCGGCGATCAACGCGGCCGTGAGCACGCCCATCGCCACCGGCGAGCGCGTGACGAACCTGGCCGCGTTCAAGGATCTGTTCGGCGCCCGCGCGTGCGAGGTGTGCCAGGTGGACATCACCCACTGCGGCGGGCTGAGCGAAGCGCGGCGCATCGCGGCGCTCGCCGAAGCGCACCGGGTCGCGCTCGCGCCGCACAACCCGCAGGGGCCGGTGAGCACCGCCGCGAGCCTGGAGTTCGGGTTCAGTCAGCCGAGCTACATCATCTGCGAAACGGTCCACGCGGACGTCCCGTGGCGCGCGGACGTGGTGCAGGAGGGCTTCACCGTCGAGCCGAAGGGCCGCATCGTGTACCCGAACGCGCGGCCCGGCCTGGGCATCGTCATCAACGAGTCCGAGGTGAAGAAGCACCCGTTCGAGCAGGAACTCCCCCAGCGCGTGTTCTACCCCGACGGCAGCGTGGGCGACTGGTAG
- a CDS encoding TIGR02996 domain-containing protein: MSDETALLAAIYANPDEDTPRLVYADWLDEHGDPARAEFIRVQIELASRDDYSTEEYARLNARGHQLQGAHAARWLRHLSQFDEAMQDQRVVVEFTRGFPDTLSLSGAEAADFAILRYFPELRHLEVMHSPLTPGVLRDIACLPELDSFTTESTGFDTAWLAHLDPLPCWTHVRILEDLDAGAWNAFQERRISKVTLLEPDQQRAAAIRYLRATRLNDSVRPNKPVKIVRLVQESTTDAELRLLSYLPELEEIEIAYGRETSAGLRHLSKLPNVKTIHLGRANAESLVPLMSCKTLETLEYLGDGYSPFGDESVTGLEELSALKHLTLCPGGTGPGLHDATLHRIGALRELRTLDIRIKLRELEDQGSLASLRNLGSLESLTLNGRTYTGAELQQFLADLRRQ, encoded by the coding sequence ATGAGCGACGAAACCGCGCTGCTGGCCGCGATCTACGCGAACCCGGACGAGGACACCCCGCGCCTCGTGTACGCGGACTGGCTCGACGAGCACGGCGACCCGGCCCGCGCCGAGTTCATCCGCGTGCAGATCGAACTGGCCAGCCGGGACGATTACTCGACAGAAGAGTACGCAAGACTCAACGCACGAGGGCACCAACTCCAGGGAGCTCATGCGGCGCGGTGGTTGAGGCACTTGAGCCAGTTTGATGAGGCGATGCAGGACCAGAGGGTCGTAGTCGAGTTCACGAGAGGGTTTCCCGACACGTTGAGTTTGAGTGGTGCAGAAGCAGCGGATTTTGCGATCCTCCGTTACTTCCCGGAACTTCGGCACCTCGAAGTTATGCACTCACCGCTCACGCCCGGTGTACTTCGAGATATCGCTTGCTTACCAGAACTCGATTCTTTCACCACGGAGTCCACAGGGTTTGATACCGCTTGGCTAGCGCACCTCGACCCGCTTCCGTGTTGGACCCACGTGCGCATCCTCGAAGATTTGGATGCGGGTGCATGGAACGCTTTTCAGGAACGCCGCATCAGCAAAGTCACTTTGCTCGAGCCGGATCAGCAGCGAGCGGCCGCGATCCGCTACCTGCGTGCGACGCGCTTGAACGACTCAGTGCGCCCGAACAAACCGGTGAAGATCGTGCGACTGGTTCAGGAGAGCACGACCGACGCCGAACTCCGTTTGCTCTCGTACCTGCCAGAGTTGGAGGAGATCGAAATTGCTTACGGGCGGGAGACATCTGCAGGCCTCCGGCACCTCTCCAAACTTCCGAATGTGAAAACAATTCACCTCGGCCGCGCAAATGCCGAATCGCTCGTGCCACTGATGAGTTGTAAAACGCTCGAAACGCTCGAATATTTGGGGGATGGCTACTCTCCTTTCGGGGACGAAAGTGTTACTGGATTGGAGGAGCTTAGCGCGCTGAAGCACCTTACGCTTTGCCCGGGTGGGACCGGCCCCGGATTGCACGATGCGACGTTACACCGTATCGGAGCGCTGCGAGAGCTTCGGACCCTCGATATCCGTATCAAACTCCGTGAGCTCGAAGACCAAGGTTCTCTGGCATCCTTACGGAATCTTGGGAGCCTCGAATCATTGACTCTCAACGGGCGCACGTACACCGGTGCCGAACTCCAGCAATTTCTGGCAGATTTGCGCCGACAATAA
- a CDS encoding acetamidase/formamidase family protein: MQRITREQARKYAFDWRDEPLLRVRPGESFEIETYDASTGYFKSPADKAIPGKRPGFDRSPPHANPVGGPVFLEGAERGDALVITLEDIVVDDYSWIAIGPRRGPLGESTRWPELSGDYTTKIFKHTPGASGTTRDGTLHFSDKIRWPITPFVGTLGVCPDREVVTSLDGQGPWGGNLDIRDAAVGNRVFVPVYHPGALFYLGDVHASQGDTEFTGTAAETKATVRVKLELVKQKRVPWVRIEKPDALVSVFADKPLESAVETATFHLMDWLITEYGFTPTDAYCLVSTCPDFRINVYQMCKIAKLQYVAGAEIPKKYVPV; this comes from the coding sequence GTGCAACGGATCACCCGCGAGCAAGCGCGGAAGTACGCCTTCGACTGGCGCGACGAGCCCCTGTTGCGCGTGCGCCCGGGCGAGTCGTTCGAGATCGAGACCTACGACGCGAGCACCGGGTACTTCAAGTCGCCGGCGGACAAGGCGATCCCCGGGAAGCGCCCGGGGTTCGACCGGTCCCCGCCGCACGCGAACCCGGTCGGCGGCCCGGTGTTCCTCGAGGGCGCGGAGCGCGGCGACGCCCTCGTCATCACGCTCGAAGACATCGTGGTCGATGACTACTCGTGGATCGCGATCGGTCCGCGGCGCGGGCCGTTGGGCGAATCGACCCGGTGGCCAGAACTGTCCGGGGACTACACCACGAAGATCTTCAAACACACGCCGGGCGCCAGCGGCACCACGCGCGACGGCACGCTGCACTTCAGCGACAAGATCCGCTGGCCGATCACGCCCTTCGTGGGCACGCTCGGGGTGTGCCCGGACCGCGAGGTGGTGACCAGCCTGGACGGGCAGGGGCCGTGGGGCGGGAACCTCGACATCCGCGACGCGGCGGTCGGCAACCGCGTCTTCGTGCCCGTGTACCACCCCGGCGCGCTGTTCTACTTGGGCGACGTCCACGCGAGCCAGGGCGACACCGAGTTCACCGGGACCGCGGCCGAGACGAAGGCGACCGTCCGCGTGAAACTGGAGCTGGTGAAGCAGAAGCGCGTGCCGTGGGTGCGGATCGAGAAGCCGGACGCGCTCGTGTCCGTGTTCGCGGACAAGCCGCTGGAGTCCGCAGTCGAAACGGCCACGTTCCACCTCATGGACTGGCTCATCACCGAGTACGGATTCACGCCCACCGATGCGTACTGTCTCGTCAGCACGTGCCCGGACTTCCGCATCAACGTGTATCAGATGTGCAAAATCGCCAAACTGCAATACGTCGCCGGCGCGGAGATCCCGAAGAAGTATGTGCCTGTGTAA
- a CDS encoding RusA family crossover junction endodeoxyribonuclease, with protein MARHLEFVVLGPPISNQQSTVQGRANLTAWRATIAGAATLAWPNQPLTIELKAVVINFYAGNEPSVDTDNMSKPILDVMQGIIYDNDRQVVQAQLTHAKLGGAYQIGGVRPIIVNALQAQSQFVYVSIEDPESPFALPK; from the coding sequence ATGGCTCGGCATCTGGAGTTCGTGGTCCTCGGCCCTCCTATCTCGAACCAACAGAGCACCGTGCAGGGGCGGGCGAACCTTACGGCCTGGCGAGCGACGATTGCTGGTGCGGCCACGCTCGCGTGGCCGAATCAGCCACTCACCATCGAACTGAAGGCCGTCGTCATCAACTTCTACGCGGGAAACGAGCCGTCGGTAGACACGGATAATATGTCGAAGCCGATTCTGGATGTGATGCAGGGTATTATCTACGACAATGACCGTCAGGTCGTCCAAGCGCAACTCACGCACGCAAAACTCGGCGGCGCGTATCAAATCGGTGGCGTGCGGCCAATCATCGTGAACGCGCTACAGGCGCAATCGCAGTTCGTGTACGTCAGTATCGAGGATCCCGAAAGTCCGTTCGCCCTACCAAAGTGA
- a CDS encoding TIGR03067 domain-containing protein gives MTNRHLIAAAFLCVLPFGLSGAAPLGDPPQKTDPPAPDSADVKKRKAEQEELKARDLKKLQGKWVVVREVIAGTLQEGDRGHRIFKDNTLRVNRVTEGAFTIDTSVRPKCLTLTYTDEKQRKRTVAYIYSFDDDHLLLGGRFPHFNEDRPLPDFAYAATFLRLERAKE, from the coding sequence ATGACGAATCGTCACCTGATCGCGGCCGCGTTTCTTTGTGTGCTTCCGTTCGGGCTTTCGGGCGCAGCGCCACTCGGTGATCCGCCCCAAAAGACCGATCCGCCGGCACCGGACAGCGCGGATGTCAAGAAGCGGAAGGCGGAACAGGAAGAACTCAAGGCACGCGACCTGAAGAAACTGCAAGGGAAGTGGGTGGTCGTGCGGGAGGTCATCGCCGGCACGCTTCAGGAGGGCGACCGCGGGCACCGGATCTTCAAGGACAATACGCTCCGCGTTAACCGCGTGACCGAGGGGGCGTTCACGATAGACACCTCGGTGCGGCCCAAGTGCCTCACGCTCACCTACACCGACGAGAAGCAGCGGAAGCGCACGGTCGCGTACATTTACAGCTTCGACGACGACCACCTGTTGCTGGGCGGGCGCTTCCCGCACTTCAACGAGGACCGGCCGCTCCCGGATTTCGCTTACGCCGCGACCTTCCTGCGCCTCGAACGTGCGAAGGAGTGA
- a CDS encoding SRPBCC family protein yields MPVHRISAEATISAPASVVYATIADYRDGHPLILPRPPFVSLDVEQGGIGAGTVIRFQMRMLGATRTMRATISEPEPGRVLVETDVEGQIVTTFTVDPVEGGQKARVTIATDMKVHGWPFGWLERRLVTRLLQPVYDREIAQLGAVAADRAKT; encoded by the coding sequence GTGCCCGTTCACCGCATCAGCGCCGAGGCGACGATTTCGGCTCCCGCGTCGGTGGTTTACGCCACCATTGCAGACTACCGCGACGGGCACCCGCTCATCCTCCCGCGCCCGCCGTTCGTGTCCCTGGACGTGGAGCAAGGCGGTATCGGTGCCGGTACGGTGATCCGGTTCCAGATGCGCATGCTCGGCGCCACGCGCACCATGCGGGCCACGATCTCGGAGCCGGAACCGGGTCGCGTGCTCGTGGAGACGGACGTGGAGGGCCAGATCGTCACGACGTTCACGGTCGATCCGGTTGAGGGCGGGCAAAAGGCGCGCGTGACGATCGCGACCGACATGAAGGTTCACGGGTGGCCGTTCGGCTGGCTCGAACGGCGCCTCGTCACGCGACTGTTGCAGCCGGTGTACGATCGGGAGATCGCGCAACTCGGCGCTGTGGCAGCGGATCGAGCGAAAACGTGA
- a CDS encoding glycosyltransferase, whose product MADATGRAGLIHAIRTKLNLLMYTRDFRGAFRASCRAASWLASGQFSRFFNKLRSPRHGLRPAGFFVPVRPGPPLYLAGHIHGHGGYDHVVLKTLVGLTASNVHVFRDPRAFMNPKFVPDEAVPTERMYTFDEPRLAIIPPHLLHRFRPGTRTAAWTMWETDTLPHGSAKYLNKCGLLLIPSQWGVDCFRANGVTVPMEVVPLGYDPEVFSPRPANSGPEICTFGTAGALDEGGLRKNVQRVIDLFVKAFPNQRDVRLKVKITPRSPMVKTHGDSRIEVVHGSLTPHELADWYRSLTCYVNASYGEGFGLHLLEAMGCGVPLVSTTFSAVGEVFDSAVGYEVGYKLIEAKNKIYSGMWADPDNDHLIARMREVFADRATADRFGIAAAQRAPSFSWTEAMRKLRGALAKHGFLPADAVTSTETRAAA is encoded by the coding sequence ATGGCAGACGCGACCGGCCGCGCCGGGCTGATCCACGCGATTCGCACGAAACTCAACCTGTTGATGTACACGCGGGACTTTCGCGGGGCATTCCGTGCGTCGTGCCGCGCGGCGAGCTGGCTCGCCTCCGGGCAGTTCAGCCGGTTCTTCAACAAGTTGCGCTCCCCGCGCCACGGGCTGCGCCCGGCCGGGTTCTTCGTGCCGGTCCGCCCCGGCCCGCCGCTGTACCTCGCCGGCCACATCCACGGCCACGGCGGGTACGACCACGTCGTGTTGAAGACGCTCGTCGGGCTGACCGCGTCCAACGTCCACGTGTTCCGCGACCCGCGCGCGTTCATGAACCCGAAGTTCGTGCCGGACGAGGCCGTCCCCACCGAGCGGATGTACACGTTCGACGAGCCGCGCCTCGCGATCATCCCGCCGCACCTGCTCCACCGGTTCCGCCCCGGTACACGCACCGCGGCCTGGACCATGTGGGAAACCGACACACTGCCGCACGGGTCCGCGAAGTACCTGAACAAGTGCGGCCTGCTGCTCATCCCGAGTCAGTGGGGTGTGGACTGCTTCCGGGCTAACGGTGTCACGGTGCCGATGGAGGTCGTGCCGCTGGGCTACGACCCCGAGGTGTTCTCCCCGCGGCCGGCCAACAGCGGCCCGGAAATCTGCACGTTCGGCACCGCCGGCGCGCTCGACGAGGGCGGGCTGCGTAAGAACGTCCAGCGCGTCATCGACCTGTTCGTGAAGGCGTTCCCGAACCAGCGCGACGTGCGCCTCAAGGTGAAGATCACCCCGCGCTCGCCGATGGTGAAGACCCACGGCGACTCGCGCATCGAGGTCGTCCACGGCAGCCTCACGCCGCACGAACTGGCCGACTGGTACCGCTCGCTCACGTGCTACGTGAACGCCTCCTACGGCGAGGGGTTCGGGCTGCACCTGCTCGAAGCGATGGGGTGCGGGGTGCCGCTCGTGAGCACCACGTTCAGCGCCGTCGGTGAGGTCTTCGATTCGGCCGTGGGCTACGAGGTCGGCTACAAGCTCATCGAAGCCAAGAACAAGATCTACTCCGGCATGTGGGCCGACCCGGACAACGACCACCTCATCGCCCGGATGCGCGAGGTGTTCGCCGACCGCGCCACTGCCGACCGGTTCGGCATCGCCGCCGCTCAGCGTGCCCCGTCGTTCAGTTGGACGGAAGCCATGCGCAAGCTCCGCGGCGCGCTCGCGAAGCACGGCTTCCTACCGGCGGACGCGGTCACGAGCACGGAAACCCGCGCCGCGGCGTGA